One part of the Quercus lobata isolate SW786 chromosome 7, ValleyOak3.0 Primary Assembly, whole genome shotgun sequence genome encodes these proteins:
- the LOC115951629 gene encoding uncharacterized protein LOC115951629, protein MRWFNGLKANSIESFKKLTQAFGARFITCSRVPWPLGSLLSMSMWEGETLKAYSDRYWEMFNEIEGEHDDVAISTFKAGLPADHDLRKSLTGIPVTGVHQLMDRIDKYRRVKEDQLQGKGKAKVIPQERRDFKSDRYNSNRPRKDFIEQSGSANTQTVNAVFRESV, encoded by the coding sequence atgaggtggttcaatggtttGAAGGCCAATTCTATTGAGTCCTTCAAAAAGCTTACCCAGGCTTTTGGCGCTCGCTTTATCACATGCAGCAGGGTACCTTGGCCTTTGGGATCCTTGTTGTCTATGTCTATGTGGGAGGGTGAGACTCTCAAAGCTTATTCAGACAGATATTGGGAAATGTTCAATGAAATAGAAGGAGAGCATGACGACGTGGCCATAAGTACTTTCAAAGCTGGCCTTCCAGCCGACCAtgatttaaggaaatccctAACTGGTATACCTGTTACCGGCGTACACCAATTGATGGATAGGATTGATAAGTATAGAAGAGTAAAAGAGGACCAACTACAGGGAAAAGGAAAAGCTAAGGtaatccctcaggagaggagggatttcaagtCGGACCGTTACAACAGTAACCGACCTCGGAAAGACTTCATCGAGCAATCAGGATCTGCAAACACCCAAACAGTCAATGCAGTGTTTCGAGAGTCGGTGTAG
- the LOC115951630 gene encoding uncharacterized protein LOC115951630 produces the protein MAGKPRKRNPNLYCHYHQDHGHMTEDYRNLWDHLEQLVRKGRLKYDVKRVMIDQGSAADVMYPDLYKGLGLKPEDLTPYNSPLVSYEGRMVAPKRLIRLPMQTGIDVVEVDFIIVDVFSPYTTIMGRPWLHTLGAISSTLHQKVKYPSGGKVVEIVGNQVAARQCLVTAIQYRPEAEASATIDKGLWKVLRVHGDSQRHEVNPDQIKANNDLQASRNPKKVQRLTGMTAALNRFISKSAERCHPFFLLLHKWKGFEWTKECDVAFQQLKRYLSKPPIMSSPEVDEVLFAYLAVAPHAVSFVLIREDNDVQRPVYYVSKSLHEAEVRSADYTGRIAKWSTILGAFNNKYMSRTSVKGQVLADLVAEFAECLEEANMKQNDMDEKSVGLISTQCTPPWRVYVDEAANQRGSGLGLVLISPKDVIIEKSLRLGFSTTNNEAEYEALLMGMSMVQKMGRKVVELFSDSRLVVGQVKGELEARDPRIQGYLNQVRRMQTKFESFNLSHIPQGENTHADSLATLATSSMRDFPRVIIVKDLRTPSSLENDVCQVYQVNLALSWIDPISKYLESDILPEEKVEAEKICRKAPRFWLSEDKKLYKQSFSGPYLHCVHPKTTESILEELHEDICGSHTGGKSLSHRAITQGYWWPNMQKEAQEYVRKCDQCQRFALNIHLHGRSLNPLSSPWPDVDVKRFIWKNIVTQFGTPRTLVSDNGLQFDSKAFRQYCSDLGIKNRYSTPAYPQGNGQAEAVNKVIISGLKKRRSGAEEGSGNHQKSSLGKTGA, from the exons atggcgggAAAGCCTAGGAAACGCAACCCGAACTTatattgccactatcatcaggatcatgggcacaTGACAGAAGATTATAGGAATCTGTGGGACCATTTGGAACAGTTGGTCCGAAAAGGGAGATTGAA GTACGATGTTAAAagggtgatgattgatcaaggtAGCGCGGCGGATGTAATGTACCCAGACTTATataaggggctaggtttgaagccAGAGGACTTAACACCATACAACTCCCCTCTAGTGAGTTATGAGGGAAGGATGGTAGCTCCAAAGAGACTGATCAGACTACCTATGCAAACTGGTATAGATgtagtggaggtggacttcattaTTGTAGACGTTTTCTCTCCATACACGACGAttatgggcagaccttggcttcacaccTTGGGAGCAATTTCATCCACTCTCCATCAgaaagtgaagtacccatccggaggCAAAGTAGTGGAGATAGTAGGAAACCAGGTTGCAGCTCGACAATGCTTGGTAACGGCTATACAATATCGGCCAGAAGCAGAGGCCTCGGCTACTATCGATAAGGG GCTCTGGAAAGTTCTTAGGGTACATGGTGACTCACAGAGGCATGAAGTGAACCCAGACCAGATCAAGGCCAACAACGATTTACAAGCATCTCGGAACCCAAAAAAAGTACAGAGATTGACTGGAATGACAGCTGCAttgaaccgatttatctctAAATCGGCTGAGAGGTGTCATCCATTTTTCCTTCTActgcacaagtggaagggattcgaatggaccaaAGAGTGCGATGTGGCGTTTCAGCAGTTGAAGAGATACCTGTCCAAGCCGCCGATCATGTCTAGTCCCGAGGTGGATGAAGTGTTGTTTGCTTATCTGGCAGTTGCCCCCCATGCAGTTAGCTTTGTCTTAATACGAGAGGACAATGACGTTCAAAGACCAGTTTACTATGTAAGTAAGTCTCTTCACGAAGCCGAAGTGAG AAGTGCTGATTACACTGGAAGGATTGCTAAGTGGAGCACAATCCTAGGTGCTTTCAATAACAAATATATGTCTCGCACCTCGGTGAAGGGCCAAGTCCTTGCTGATCTGGTGGCCGAGTTCGCTGAATGCCTAGAAGAAGCTAACATGAAACAAaatgacatggatgaaaaatcggttggacTAATCTCCACACAATGCACTCCTCCTTGGCGAGTATATGTAGACGAAGCAGCAAACCAACGGGGTTCAGGATTGGGGCTAGTTTTGATATCCCCAAAAGATGTCATCATTGAGAAGTCCTTGAGGCTGGGATTTTCTACTACTAACAAcgaagcagaatacgaagccttattgatgggaatgagcatggtccaaAAAATGGGTAGAAAGGTAGTAGAATTATTCTCGGATTCAAGATTAGTAGTCGGCCAAGTGAAGGGAGAATTGGAAGCTCGAGATCCAAGAATACAGGGGTATTTAAATCAAGTTAGGCGTATGCAAACGAAATTTGAGTCTTTCAACTTGTCGCATATCCCCCAAGGTGAAAATACTCACGCTGATTCCCTAgcaacccttgccacctctTCGATGCGGGATTTTCCTCGAGTGATCATCGTTAAAGATTTACGTACCCCCTCCTCACTAGAAAATGACGTTTGCCAGGTTTATCAAGTCAATCTAGCGCTAAGTTGGATAGATCCCATATCAAAATATCTTGAAAGTGACATCCTGCCCGAAGAGAAagtagaagctgagaaaatatgcaggaaagctcctcggttttggttatCCGAGGACAAGAAGTTATACAAACAATCCTTTTCTGGACCGTACCTGCATTGTGTGCATCCCAAGACGACAGAGTCAATCCTAGAAGAGCTGCATGAAGacatttgtggaagtcatacaggGGGAAAATCCCTATCACACCGGGCCATTacacaaggatattggtggccaaatatgcagaaggaAGCGCAGGAATATGTTAGGAAATGtgaccagtgccaaagattcgctcTAAACATCCACCTACATGGAAGAAGTCTTAACCCTCTTTCCAGCCCTTGGCC AGACGTGGATGTTAAGAGGTTTATCTGGAAGAATATTGTCACGCAATTTGGAACTCCACGCACccttgtctcggataacggCCTTCAGTTTGACAGTAAGGCCTTCAGGCAATACTGTTCAGACTTAGGTATAAAGAACAGGTACTCCACTCCGGCCTatcctcaagggaatgggcaagcAGAAGCTGTTAATAAAGTAATAATTAGTGGACTCAAGAAGAG gagatctggtgctgaggaAGGTTCTGGGAACCACCAAAAATCTAGCTTGGGGAAAActggggcctaa